Genomic segment of Anaerobacillus alkaliphilus:
CTATATTTGGAGCCAAAGTGATGATAAACTGCACCAGTAGTTGTATTAGCTTTCTCAGCTAATTTTGTAATATTAACACTCTTAAACCCATTAAGACTGAACTCTTCTAATGCTACTTTAATCAACTTTTCTTTAACAGTTCCTGGTATTGGTATCCATTCTTTCATAAAGGTTATTTTATCATATTGACAACCATACGTAAATAGATTACGCTTAACATAACTTAATTACGTATTACATAAATAAATTATGCTTAATCGAAGGAGGAATAATTATGAAGTTAGTTTTTCTGTATCACCCTGTTAATAACATAAAGGAATCTGTTACTTTTTATCGGGAAAACCTTGGATTTGAAGAGGCTTGGAGAGAAGGTAATCATACTGTGGCTTTAAAGTTACCGAATACAGACATTCAACTTATGATTGAAGATGATGAAGATGGTTTATCAGCAGGTGGAGTTTTTTTAGTAGATAGTGTAGATGAATTTTTTGAAGAAAATAAAAAAAAGCTTCATTTTGTTAAGGAACCAATTGATATACCTCCAGGAAGATATGCCATCTATGAAGATAATTCTAGTAACCCAATAAGGATAATTGATTTCTCCAAAGAGTAAACGGGATAAAAAACAGGTAAAACAGATAAGATTTAATTATTATCTGTTTTTCTTTACGTGTGATTGTGAATTATTACACTCAAACTAAATCAAGTTGAACGAAAAACAACAGATCCATTTACTACACAGTACAACGATACTATTCAAGAAAATGATCTTCCGTAATTGGAAAGATTGTTGATGATCATTATTCATCGTTAATGAAATGGAAATCTGAATTAAATAACTCATAGAAAAGGGGAAACTAATTTTGCTAATTAGTTTCCCTTTTATGGTTAATTGTACAGTAGATGCTTGTATAGTTATCTATTTTTACTCACTGTTCATGTGTTGTAACTAAATTACCCCATG
This window contains:
- a CDS encoding VOC family protein, with the translated sequence MKLVFLYHPVNNIKESVTFYRENLGFEEAWREGNHTVALKLPNTDIQLMIEDDEDGLSAGGVFLVDSVDEFFEENKKKLHFVKEPIDIPPGRYAIYEDNSSNPIRIIDFSKE